In Picosynechococcus sp. PCC 7002, the following are encoded in one genomic region:
- a CDS encoding nuclease-related domain-containing protein, translating to MQTKTELKRLTSGNQGEKDSAYFIDFYYKNSPNWAIIHDLRIEHNGLVAQIDHILINRFLDFYILETKHYARSIKITEHGEFLVSFQKSYRAIESPIEQNKRHIKVLKTLLQGEEILPKRLGIPLQPHFLAYVLVSPKSRVIRPKAKDFKTDAVIKSDEFYKQTRDNLNNESILTTLGSITKIISSESLQQIAKNLVSYHRPSQFDYYKKFSISRERDNQHPVSIEQTKKTKYYCYCCKQSISKKVAMFCFNNKIRFDGKAYCFDCQKQFPLNSPQQKR from the coding sequence TTGCAGACAAAAACAGAGCTAAAGAGACTCACCTCTGGTAATCAAGGAGAAAAGGATTCTGCTTATTTTATTGATTTTTATTATAAAAATTCACCAAACTGGGCGATTATTCACGATCTTAGAATTGAACATAATGGATTAGTTGCTCAAATTGACCATATCTTAATCAATAGATTTCTTGATTTTTATATCTTAGAAACAAAACATTATGCCCGTAGTATCAAAATCACAGAACATGGCGAATTTTTAGTCTCATTCCAGAAAAGCTACAGAGCAATAGAGTCTCCCATTGAGCAAAATAAAAGACACATCAAAGTTTTAAAGACCCTTCTCCAGGGTGAAGAAATACTACCTAAAAGATTGGGAATACCATTACAACCCCATTTTCTTGCCTATGTTTTAGTTTCGCCAAAATCTCGCGTGATTCGTCCCAAGGCAAAAGATTTTAAAACAGATGCTGTCATTAAGTCAGACGAATTTTATAAACAAACACGAGACAATCTCAATAATGAAAGTATATTGACAACTCTTGGTTCAATCACAAAAATAATTTCATCCGAATCATTGCAGCAAATAGCGAAAAACCTAGTCAGTTATCATCGACCTTCCCAGTTTGATTACTATAAAAAATTTTCTATTTCTAGAGAAAGAGACAATCAGCACCCCGTTTCAATAGAACAGACAAAGAAAACAAAATACTATTGCTATTGCTGTAAGCAATCTATTTCCAAAAAAGTCGCAATGTTTTGTTTTAATAATAAAATTCGCTTTGACGGAAAAGCATACTGTTTCGATTGCCAAAAGCAATTCCCCTTAAATTCGCCTCAACAAAAGCGTTAA
- a CDS encoding rhomboid family intramembrane serine protease: protein MASALWPLIWFYAVSFSCGVLMLRIWRSPRPRPLGWFWVAGFVLVLTWGMNLISMAWAAWWGGIAWLLLILVPSLGLRQIQSLLSRQDFQRAYQWALYLRYLHPFDGWWEQSQIIRALILSQRGQLTPGLNLLEKYQDHPSFLARQAIAMDYAMRFDWMGLLAWLRGMAQTPQEPLLLVYYCRALGETGQLSELLQLVLKPETKAQLLRGSDRRQWHLVLLFTAAFCGEIKTVQRLLTGPLRDYAKEIKGFWLAIAHYGAGCVSQGNAILQTLQEDSNKRFRNAVQMRRQHPPRPAQSLLPVDAYPDLARLSRLVRQETQEQLYQSLVGQPSAGQKQISVNSVLVAVNCLVFLGAIAVSSPENPEAMLQGGGFIPNQVLQGEWWRLFTANFIHVGLAHLLMNMATLALLGPFAEKHLGRSRYLLVYLGSGFGATVTLFGLVLLAQGFDYEAFPAWLAYLTTEIRYGYQVWVGASGSIMGMIGAIAVVLWQGWQRFHLEAAGRQFRLICLIIVIQFAVDLSSPNVSFYSHLLGLSWGIALTLLLRRI from the coding sequence ATGGCATCTGCTTTGTGGCCCCTAATTTGGTTTTACGCTGTTTCTTTTTCCTGCGGGGTTTTGATGCTCCGTATTTGGCGATCGCCACGACCCCGTCCTCTGGGATGGTTCTGGGTGGCGGGGTTTGTCCTCGTCCTCACCTGGGGAATGAACCTGATTTCGATGGCTTGGGCTGCTTGGTGGGGCGGTATCGCTTGGTTGCTGTTGATCCTCGTGCCATCTTTGGGCTTGCGGCAGATCCAGAGTCTCTTGTCCCGGCAAGATTTTCAACGGGCTTACCAATGGGCTTTGTATTTGCGATATCTTCATCCCTTTGATGGTTGGTGGGAACAGTCGCAGATCATTCGCGCTTTAATCTTGAGTCAACGGGGTCAACTCACCCCAGGCTTAAATCTTTTAGAAAAATACCAGGATCACCCCAGTTTTTTGGCCCGTCAGGCGATCGCCATGGATTATGCGATGCGGTTTGATTGGATGGGGTTGCTGGCTTGGCTCCGGGGAATGGCGCAAACCCCCCAAGAACCTTTGCTTTTGGTTTACTATTGCCGCGCCCTGGGAGAAACAGGTCAACTGTCGGAACTTTTACAACTGGTGCTGAAACCAGAAACCAAAGCGCAACTGTTGCGGGGGAGCGATCGCCGTCAGTGGCATTTGGTATTGCTATTTACGGCGGCTTTTTGTGGCGAAATCAAGACGGTGCAACGGTTATTGACAGGCCCTCTCCGGGATTATGCCAAAGAAATTAAGGGTTTTTGGCTGGCGATCGCCCACTACGGCGCCGGGTGTGTCTCCCAAGGAAATGCCATTTTACAGACCCTCCAGGAGGACTCAAATAAACGTTTCCGCAATGCCGTCCAGATGCGTCGCCAACATCCTCCTCGACCAGCCCAATCGCTCCTCCCCGTAGACGCTTATCCTGATCTGGCCCGCCTTAGTCGCCTGGTACGGCAGGAAACCCAAGAGCAGCTTTATCAATCCCTCGTGGGCCAACCATCTGCGGGGCAAAAGCAAATTTCGGTGAATTCTGTTTTAGTTGCCGTCAACTGTCTGGTATTCCTGGGGGCGATCGCCGTTAGCAGTCCCGAAAATCCAGAAGCGATGCTCCAGGGTGGTGGTTTCATTCCCAACCAAGTGTTGCAGGGGGAATGGTGGCGCTTGTTTACGGCGAATTTTATCCATGTGGGGCTGGCCCATCTCTTGATGAATATGGCAACCTTGGCGTTGCTAGGCCCCTTTGCCGAAAAACATCTGGGGCGATCGCGTTATCTCCTCGTTTATTTAGGTAGTGGTTTCGGGGCGACGGTAACGCTGTTTGGGTTGGTACTGTTAGCCCAGGGCTTTGACTATGAGGCGTTTCCTGCGTGGTTGGCCTATCTCACCACAGAAATTCGCTATGGCTATCAGGTGTGGGTCGGGGCTTCTGGATCGATTATGGGCATGATCGGGGCGATCGCCGTGGTGTTGTGGCAGGGATGGCAACGGTTTCACCTCGAAGCCGCAGGCAGACAATTTCGCTTGATTTGCTTAATTATTGTGATCCAGTTTGCGGTGGATCTCAGTTCCCCGAATGTTAGTTTTTACAGCCATTTACTGGGCCTCTCCTGGGGAATTGCCTTAACGCTTTTGTTGAGGCGAATTTAA
- a CDS encoding putative selenate ABC transporter substrate-binding protein, with product MKKRLLSALCLLSLSVFGCTAPSTTDVTSPTENETSTTAVQPLVTGAIPDQDPEKLQRLYGLLADYLSAELGVPVEYKPVTDYLAAVTAFKVGDLDLVWFGGLTGVQARLQVPGAEAIAQRDIDAEFHSVLIANVNSGLGELASDADLTQVKGKTLTFGSESSTSGRLMPQYYLEQAGVSLEDFQGEVGFSASHDATIQLVEAGTYDLGMLNEQVWNSRVEAGEVDTNRVNVIWRSPAYYDYHWVISPDVDERYGEGFRDKVQQALLQLDPNNPDHKEILDLFGATQFIQTSNENYAEIEAVGRQIGKIQ from the coding sequence ATGAAAAAACGGCTCCTGTCTGCCCTCTGTCTGCTTTCCCTCAGTGTTTTTGGCTGTACTGCGCCATCGACTACGGATGTCACTAGCCCCACCGAAAATGAAACCTCGACAACGGCAGTGCAACCCTTGGTGACTGGGGCGATTCCCGACCAAGATCCTGAAAAATTGCAGCGACTCTATGGCCTGCTGGCGGATTATCTGAGTGCTGAACTGGGAGTCCCCGTAGAATATAAACCCGTCACCGATTACCTCGCCGCGGTCACAGCCTTTAAGGTGGGTGATTTAGATTTAGTCTGGTTTGGTGGGTTGACGGGTGTCCAAGCGAGATTGCAAGTCCCTGGGGCTGAGGCGATCGCCCAACGGGATATTGACGCCGAATTTCACTCGGTACTGATTGCCAATGTGAATAGTGGCCTAGGGGAATTAGCCAGTGATGCTGATTTAACCCAAGTCAAAGGCAAAACCCTCACCTTTGGTAGTGAATCCTCCACCTCTGGCCGCCTGATGCCCCAATACTACCTAGAACAAGCCGGAGTCTCTCTTGAAGATTTCCAAGGGGAAGTGGGTTTTTCGGCCTCCCACGATGCCACCATTCAACTGGTCGAAGCCGGTACCTATGACTTGGGAATGCTCAATGAACAGGTGTGGAACAGTCGCGTCGAAGCTGGGGAAGTAGATACCAATAGAGTGAACGTGATTTGGCGATCGCCCGCCTACTACGACTATCACTGGGTCATTTCCCCCGACGTGGACGAGCGCTATGGAGAAGGCTTCCGGGATAAAGTGCAACAGGCTTTGCTCCAACTCGATCCCAACAATCCTGACCACAAAGAAATTCTTGATTTGTTTGGGGCGACCCAATTTATTCAGACCAGCAACGAAAACTACGCTGAAATCGAAGCTGTGGGCCGCCAGATTGGCAAGATCCAATAA
- the gloA gene encoding lactoylglutathione lyase, with amino-acid sequence MKMLHTMIRVGNLEESLKFYCDVLGMKLLRQKDYPGGKFTLAFVGYGDEKDNTVIELTYNWDTDRYDLGNGFGHIALGVDDIYGTCEKIRELGGKISREPGPMKHGTTVIAFVEDPNGYKIELIEMKKAAA; translated from the coding sequence ATGAAAATGCTTCACACCATGATTCGAGTTGGCAATTTAGAAGAATCCCTCAAATTTTATTGTGATGTTCTGGGGATGAAACTCCTGCGTCAAAAGGATTACCCCGGCGGCAAATTCACCCTAGCCTTTGTCGGTTATGGCGACGAAAAAGACAATACCGTGATCGAACTAACCTACAACTGGGACACCGATCGCTATGACCTCGGTAATGGTTTTGGTCACATCGCCCTCGGTGTGGATGATATCTATGGCACCTGCGAAAAAATCCGCGAGCTGGGCGGTAAAATTTCCCGGGAACCCGGCCCCATGAAGCACGGCACCACGGTGATTGCCTTTGTCGAAGATCCCAATGGCTACAAGATCGAATTGATCGAAATGAAAAAGGCCGCCGCTTAG
- a CDS encoding transporter substrate-binding domain-containing protein, with the protein MAEAQIQVGLAQSPDNLPDDEAAEILQVGIGGTPPFLVESVNGDFQGIVPDIWETIAFVNGWEYELILQTETQAALDAVATGELDLLVGPFSITAERLEAVDFTQPFFISGLGVLLPEESPPIWERVRPFFTRTALSSVGVLLVCLFLVGNGMWLVERRHNPEEFPNHYLRGVGNGMWFALVTLTTVGYGDRSPKTPWGRFIAGVWMLISLIAVSSLIGGLASAFTLALAKLPEDAIRDPGDLRGTRMAVVQGTTGEAFAAEYRAKVVQRPSLEAAIALMEADKADGVIFDRPTLEYYLSQNPDLPLRVADFNLNTENLGFVLPYDSPLALPLDVSIVALEEDGTLVRTAQDWLQGELNLE; encoded by the coding sequence TTGGCCGAAGCACAGATCCAAGTCGGATTGGCCCAAAGTCCCGATAATTTGCCAGACGATGAAGCGGCAGAAATTCTCCAGGTTGGCATTGGCGGCACCCCTCCTTTTTTAGTGGAGTCGGTCAACGGTGACTTTCAAGGAATTGTGCCGGATATCTGGGAAACCATTGCCTTTGTGAATGGCTGGGAATATGAGTTGATTCTGCAAACGGAGACACAAGCGGCCCTGGATGCCGTGGCCACCGGGGAATTAGATCTCCTGGTGGGGCCGTTTAGTATTACCGCCGAGCGTTTAGAAGCAGTTGATTTCACCCAGCCTTTTTTCATTTCTGGATTAGGGGTTTTGCTGCCCGAAGAGTCGCCCCCCATTTGGGAACGGGTGCGGCCTTTTTTCACGCGCACGGCCCTCTCCTCGGTGGGGGTTTTGCTAGTGTGTTTATTTCTAGTGGGTAACGGCATGTGGCTCGTGGAGAGACGCCATAATCCAGAGGAGTTCCCCAATCATTATCTGCGCGGTGTGGGCAATGGGATGTGGTTTGCCCTGGTGACTCTGACGACGGTCGGCTATGGCGATCGCTCACCCAAAACCCCTTGGGGACGGTTTATCGCCGGGGTTTGGATGTTGATCTCTTTGATTGCGGTTTCTTCTTTAATCGGGGGATTGGCCTCGGCTTTTACCCTTGCCCTTGCTAAATTGCCAGAGGATGCAATCCGTGACCCTGGAGATTTACGCGGCACCCGCATGGCCGTTGTCCAGGGCACAACAGGGGAAGCTTTTGCTGCCGAATATCGCGCCAAAGTTGTGCAACGCCCTAGCTTAGAAGCGGCGATCGCCTTAATGGAAGCCGATAAAGCAGACGGTGTAATTTTTGATCGGCCAACCCTGGAGTATTACCTTAGTCAGAATCCTGACTTACCCTTGCGGGTTGCTGACTTTAACCTAAATACCGAAAATCTGGGTTTTGTTTTACCTTACGATAGTCCCCTAGCCCTGCCCCTCGATGTGAGTATCGTGGCCCTCGAAGAAGACGGTACCCTCGTCCGCACTGCCCAAGACTGGCTCCAAGGGGAACTCAATTTAGAATAG
- the pbpC gene encoding penicillin-binding protein 1C: MGNIALVMSLKDSLYSVKLQNIKPLGDRPRKGLQLRQEMRPKLPVLLRDWLLKIWRRSPLPVKMIAVLGAIALVVRLTPFLMPLQAADIAQTDQAFRFYDRNGLFLGTVLSADQENTSVVSLDEISPYFQQAIIAAEDGDFYHHGPLDLQAIARATYQAIKHKKIVSGASTITMQLARMLGDRPRTLNAKLQEIWVAWRLAAGMNRQEILTAYINRLPMGGNIYGVEAAAQIYFGVAAADLNLAQATLLAAIPNSPIYLNPYDYWDNLKQRQQYVLTRMVAESELSPEQADRIFQEAVTLQPRHQGILSAPHFVFWLTEQLDTSQNPVIRTTLDKNLQDFVAAQVRQTVLNLNQNHVHQGAAIAIDNQTGEILAYVGSTDYFTPQGETDGVQSLRQPGSTLKPFLYQLVLETRTIRPNTILADIPTYYAIPDAKLYEPTDYDEKFLGPVRVRLALGNSLNIPAVRVLEKVGVEAFLQRLHQLGFQHLTEAPDYYGLGLTLGSGEVTLMELANAYRTLANGGKKSDLVSHFAHPESATTFLSDSSTWQLITQMLSDKQARAIAFGVDSALNLPFPAAVKTGTSSNYRDTWAVGFSEKYTVATWIGNFDGTPMQQVSGVAGAAPLWREIMLHLHHQREPLPFPEPAAMVKRPICALSGKKSTGLCPVIVQEYFFPEDLAEYETDLDDFYQEINGEIRLVLPPEYDRWLATQTTLAMPQSGLKILFPQDGDRLLSDPNNPGQLVIQFQTKNQEPVQWRLNGNPWQPDDPQNPKLRLTPGPQTLEIRQGDRQDQVNFSVEVAPSQTTKRGFSVN; this comes from the coding sequence ATGGGTAATATCGCTTTGGTGATGAGTCTTAAAGATTCGCTTTATTCGGTAAAACTGCAAAATATTAAGCCTTTGGGCGATCGCCCCAGAAAAGGGCTACAACTACGACAAGAGATGAGGCCCAAGCTGCCTGTGTTGCTGCGTGACTGGCTCCTAAAAATTTGGCGACGATCGCCCCTCCCCGTAAAAATGATCGCTGTCCTGGGGGCGATCGCCTTGGTGGTGCGTTTAACGCCCTTCCTGATGCCCTTGCAAGCAGCGGATATTGCCCAAACCGATCAAGCCTTTCGCTTTTATGACCGCAATGGTTTGTTTTTGGGGACAGTCCTCAGCGCCGACCAAGAAAATACCTCTGTTGTCAGCCTCGATGAAATTTCGCCCTATTTTCAGCAGGCGATTATTGCGGCGGAGGATGGTGATTTTTACCACCATGGCCCCCTGGATCTCCAGGCGATCGCCAGGGCCACGTACCAAGCAATCAAACACAAAAAAATTGTCAGCGGGGCCTCGACGATTACGATGCAGCTTGCCCGAATGTTAGGCGATCGCCCCCGGACTTTGAACGCAAAACTCCAGGAAATTTGGGTCGCCTGGCGGTTAGCAGCAGGCATGAACCGCCAAGAAATTCTCACCGCTTATATCAACCGTTTGCCCATGGGGGGAAATATCTATGGCGTTGAAGCGGCAGCCCAGATTTATTTTGGCGTAGCGGCAGCGGATCTTAATTTGGCCCAGGCGACCCTCCTTGCGGCCATTCCCAACAGTCCCATTTATCTCAATCCCTACGATTATTGGGACAATCTCAAACAACGGCAACAGTATGTGCTGACGCGCATGGTAGCCGAGAGCGAACTGTCCCCAGAGCAAGCGGATCGAATATTCCAAGAAGCTGTCACCCTGCAACCGCGTCACCAGGGCATTCTCAGTGCGCCCCATTTTGTTTTTTGGTTAACGGAGCAGTTGGACACCAGCCAAAATCCTGTGATTCGTACCACCTTAGATAAAAATCTCCAGGATTTTGTTGCGGCACAGGTGCGCCAGACCGTTTTAAATTTAAACCAAAATCATGTCCACCAAGGGGCGGCGATCGCCATTGATAACCAAACCGGCGAAATCTTGGCCTATGTGGGATCTACGGATTACTTTACGCCCCAAGGCGAAACCGATGGGGTACAATCCCTTCGGCAACCAGGCTCCACCCTCAAGCCCTTTCTCTATCAATTGGTCCTAGAAACCCGCACCATTCGCCCCAATACGATTTTGGCGGATATTCCCACCTACTATGCCATTCCCGACGCCAAACTCTATGAACCCACGGACTACGATGAAAAATTTTTAGGCCCGGTGCGGGTGCGTCTCGCTTTGGGAAATTCCCTCAATATTCCGGCGGTGCGGGTTTTAGAAAAAGTGGGTGTTGAGGCATTTTTACAACGTTTGCACCAATTGGGTTTTCAGCATTTAACCGAAGCCCCCGACTACTATGGCTTGGGTCTCACCCTGGGGAGCGGTGAAGTAACCCTGATGGAGTTGGCCAATGCCTATCGCACCTTGGCTAATGGCGGCAAAAAAAGTGATTTAGTGAGTCATTTTGCTCATCCGGAATCAGCCACAACATTTCTCAGTGACTCCTCAACTTGGCAACTGATTACCCAGATGCTGAGCGATAAACAGGCCAGGGCGATCGCCTTTGGGGTCGATTCAGCGTTAAATTTACCATTTCCAGCGGCGGTCAAAACGGGAACATCTTCAAATTATCGTGATACCTGGGCGGTAGGATTTAGCGAAAAATACACTGTTGCTACCTGGATTGGTAACTTCGATGGCACACCCATGCAGCAAGTTTCAGGGGTGGCAGGGGCTGCACCGCTCTGGCGCGAAATTATGTTGCACTTGCACCATCAGCGGGAACCATTGCCATTCCCGGAGCCAGCGGCCATGGTCAAACGTCCCATCTGTGCTCTGTCTGGCAAAAAATCCACGGGCCTTTGTCCTGTCATCGTCCAGGAATATTTTTTTCCGGAAGATCTAGCCGAGTACGAAACGGATTTAGATGACTTTTACCAGGAAATTAACGGCGAGATTCGTCTCGTGTTGCCCCCCGAATATGACCGCTGGCTGGCGACCCAAACGACCTTGGCGATGCCCCAAAGCGGCTTAAAAATTCTGTTTCCCCAAGATGGCGATCGCCTCCTGAGCGACCCCAACAATCCCGGCCAACTGGTAATCCAATTTCAAACCAAGAACCAAGAGCCTGTGCAATGGCGGCTCAATGGCAATCCCTGGCAACCGGACGATCCCCAGAACCCGAAGTTACGCCTGACCCCTGGCCCCCAGACCTTAGAAATTCGTCAAGGCGATCGCCAGGATCAAGTCAACTTTTCCGTAGAAGTAGCCCCGTCCCAAACGACTAAACGGGGATTTTCAGTGAATTAA
- a CDS encoding HupE/UreJ family protein, whose amino-acid sequence MGQRYIRHGLLFLGAMLCVFLPSVAIAHVGGHETAGFWHGFQHPLGGLDHLIAMLAVGIWAVQVEEKQGRFLLPLSFLGLMLVGGLLGMVGMSVPGIEVGIIFSDLLLGCFVFFGTRLPLLWSSLIIGALAVFHGYAHGAEMPANAQGLHYALGFLAGTASLHLIGMGTAFLALRRQQIQFFRIAGVMMVVAGVAVLAQSI is encoded by the coding sequence ATGGGTCAGCGTTACATTCGGCACGGTTTGTTATTTCTTGGGGCGATGCTTTGCGTTTTTCTGCCATCGGTGGCGATCGCCCACGTTGGCGGCCACGAAACCGCTGGTTTTTGGCATGGCTTTCAACATCCCCTTGGGGGCCTCGATCACCTCATTGCCATGTTAGCGGTGGGGATTTGGGCCGTTCAAGTCGAAGAAAAGCAAGGGCGTTTTTTACTTCCTCTGAGTTTTCTGGGTTTGATGTTGGTGGGTGGTTTACTCGGCATGGTTGGCATGAGCGTACCAGGGATCGAGGTCGGGATTATCTTTTCCGATCTACTGTTAGGTTGCTTTGTTTTCTTTGGCACCCGTCTGCCGTTGCTGTGGAGTAGTCTCATTATTGGGGCGCTGGCCGTTTTTCATGGCTATGCCCACGGCGCCGAGATGCCTGCCAATGCCCAAGGTCTTCACTATGCCCTCGGTTTTCTAGCGGGAACTGCGAGCTTGCACCTTATCGGCATGGGAACGGCTTTTCTGGCCTTGCGTCGTCAACAGATTCAATTTTTCCGCATTGCTGGGGTGATGATGGTGGTCGCTGGTGTGGCGGTCTTGGCCCAAAGCATTTAA
- the fusA gene encoding elongation factor G, producing MKDLTKYRNIGIFAHVDAGKTTTTERILKLTGKIHKLGEVHDGAATTDFMEQEQERGITIQSAATSCFWKDHQLNIIDTPGHVDFTIEVYRSLKVLDGGVGVFCGSGGVEPQSETNWRYANDSKVARLIYVNKLDRIGANFYNVVKQVENILAATPLVMTLPIGTESEFKGVVDLLTEKAWIWDESGDPMNYEITDVPEDMKDQVAEYREALVELAVEQDDEIMEKYLEGEEVSIDEIKACIRKGTRELAFFPTYCGSSFKNKGVQLVLDAVVDYLPNPMEVNPQPETDIEGNETGNFAIVDPEKPLRALAFKIMDDRFGALTFTRIYSGMLKKGDTVLNTATGKTERIGRMVEMHANSREEIDEAQAGDIIAIVGMKNVQTGHTLCDKDNPATLEPMVFPDPVISIAIAPKTKGGNEKMGVALSKMVQEDPSFQVETDQESGETIIKGMGELHLDIKVDILKRTYGVEVEVGKPQVAYRESITKVINDSYTHKKQSGGSGQFGKIDYTIEPGESGSGFQFESKVTGGNVPREFWPAVQKGFEQSIEKGVLAGFPCVDLKVTLTDGGFHPVDSSAIAFEIAAKSGYRQTLPKAGPQILEPIMKVDVFTPDDYVGDVIGDLNRRRGMIEGQESGATGIRIKAKVPLSEMFGYIGDLRTMTSGRGQFSMEFSHYDPCPKNVADEVIKEAKERAEANS from the coding sequence ATGAAAGACCTGACCAAATATCGTAATATCGGTATCTTCGCTCACGTCGATGCGGGTAAAACCACCACCACCGAACGTATCCTGAAGTTAACCGGAAAAATCCACAAATTAGGTGAAGTGCACGACGGTGCAGCCACCACTGACTTCATGGAGCAGGAACAGGAGCGCGGGATTACCATTCAATCCGCTGCCACAAGCTGTTTCTGGAAAGATCACCAGCTCAATATTATCGATACTCCCGGTCACGTCGATTTCACCATTGAAGTTTATCGCTCCCTAAAAGTACTTGACGGTGGTGTCGGTGTATTTTGTGGTTCCGGTGGTGTAGAACCCCAATCCGAAACCAACTGGCGTTATGCCAACGACTCCAAAGTTGCGCGGTTGATCTATGTCAACAAATTAGACCGGATCGGTGCTAACTTCTACAACGTTGTGAAGCAGGTAGAAAATATCTTGGCAGCAACCCCTCTGGTAATGACCCTGCCGATCGGTACAGAGAGTGAATTTAAGGGCGTTGTTGATCTGCTTACCGAAAAAGCTTGGATTTGGGACGAATCTGGCGATCCGATGAACTACGAGATCACCGATGTCCCCGAAGACATGAAGGATCAAGTAGCAGAATACCGCGAGGCCCTCGTCGAACTCGCTGTCGAACAAGACGACGAGATCATGGAAAAATACCTCGAAGGCGAAGAAGTCAGCATTGACGAAATCAAGGCTTGTATCCGGAAAGGAACCCGTGAACTGGCTTTCTTCCCCACCTACTGTGGTTCCTCCTTTAAGAACAAAGGGGTACAACTGGTTCTCGATGCGGTTGTGGACTATCTCCCCAACCCAATGGAAGTAAATCCCCAGCCGGAAACGGATATCGAGGGTAACGAAACGGGTAATTTTGCCATTGTTGACCCCGAAAAGCCCCTCCGTGCTTTGGCATTCAAGATTATGGATGACCGTTTTGGGGCCTTGACCTTTACCCGGATTTACTCTGGGATGCTCAAAAAGGGTGACACTGTTCTCAACACAGCCACGGGCAAAACTGAGCGCATCGGGCGGATGGTAGAAATGCACGCCAACTCCCGTGAGGAAATCGATGAAGCCCAAGCGGGTGACATTATTGCCATCGTCGGGATGAAGAACGTCCAAACAGGTCACACCCTCTGTGATAAGGACAATCCGGCGACCCTCGAACCGATGGTTTTCCCCGACCCGGTAATCTCCATTGCGATCGCCCCCAAAACTAAAGGCGGCAACGAGAAAATGGGGGTTGCCCTCAGCAAGATGGTGCAAGAGGATCCCTCTTTCCAAGTGGAAACTGACCAAGAGAGCGGTGAAACTATTATTAAAGGGATGGGCGAACTTCACCTCGATATTAAAGTAGACATCCTCAAGCGTACCTACGGCGTGGAAGTAGAAGTGGGTAAACCCCAGGTTGCCTACCGTGAATCGATCACCAAAGTCATCAATGACAGCTACACCCACAAGAAGCAGTCTGGTGGTTCCGGTCAGTTCGGGAAAATCGACTACACCATCGAACCTGGCGAATCCGGTAGCGGCTTCCAGTTCGAGTCCAAGGTCACTGGTGGTAATGTGCCCCGTGAATTTTGGCCCGCTGTTCAAAAAGGTTTCGAGCAATCCATCGAGAAGGGTGTACTGGCTGGCTTCCCCTGTGTTGACCTGAAGGTGACTTTGACGGATGGTGGTTTCCACCCGGTTGACTCTTCGGCGATCGCCTTTGAAATCGCGGCCAAGAGTGGCTATCGTCAAACCCTACCCAAAGCTGGCCCCCAAATCCTCGAACCGATCATGAAGGTGGATGTCTTTACCCCCGATGATTACGTTGGGGATGTAATTGGTGACCTCAACCGTCGTCGCGGCATGATCGAAGGTCAAGAATCCGGTGCTACTGGGATCCGCATCAAAGCGAAAGTGCCCCTCAGCGAGATGTTTGGTTACATCGGTGACCTCCGTACCATGACCTCCGGCCGTGGTCAGTTCTCCATGGAGTTCTCTCACTATGATCCTTGTCCGAAGAATGTTGCGGATGAAGTCATCAAAGAAGCTAAAGAACGGGCGGAAGCAAATAGCTAA
- a CDS encoding RNA methyltransferase — protein sequence MASLTHIRIVVVEPAGALNLGSIARVMKNMGLGQLFLVNPHCNHLGQEAFLMAVHGREFLERAVVVPDLTTALTGCKKAIATTGLQRSLPMPVETPKAALPWFLEDDQPSALIFGREDHGLSNSELNQAQRLVCIPTGDAYTSLNLAQAVAVCSYELRSLATEQQGFPPKEKAAPLPDLADLSELEGYYQHLERVLLQVGFLYPHTSTSRMETFRNLYHRASPSSREVAMLRGILRQVEWAIANAAAPEQ from the coding sequence TTGGCGAGTTTGACGCATATTCGGATTGTGGTTGTAGAACCTGCAGGGGCCCTAAATCTTGGCTCCATTGCCCGGGTGATGAAAAATATGGGCCTGGGGCAATTGTTCTTAGTGAATCCCCATTGTAACCATTTAGGCCAAGAGGCTTTTTTAATGGCAGTCCATGGGCGGGAATTTCTCGAACGGGCGGTGGTTGTTCCCGATTTGACAACGGCATTGACGGGTTGCAAAAAGGCGATCGCCACCACTGGACTCCAGCGCAGTTTACCGATGCCCGTGGAAACCCCCAAGGCAGCTTTGCCCTGGTTTTTAGAAGACGATCAACCCAGTGCGCTAATTTTCGGGCGGGAAGACCACGGCTTGAGTAATAGCGAATTAAACCAAGCCCAAAGGCTGGTCTGCATTCCCACGGGGGATGCATATACGTCCCTCAATTTGGCCCAGGCGGTCGCTGTTTGTAGCTACGAATTGCGCAGTTTGGCCACCGAGCAACAGGGTTTTCCTCCCAAGGAAAAGGCCGCACCACTGCCTGATTTGGCCGATCTCAGTGAATTAGAGGGCTACTATCAGCACCTAGAGCGGGTGTTGTTGCAGGTGGGATTTCTATATCCCCACACCAGCACCTCACGGATGGAAACGTTTCGTAATTTGTACCACCGTGCCAGTCCCAGCAGTCGAGAAGTGGCGATGTTACGGGGAATTTTACGGCAGGTGGAATGGGCGATCGCCAATGCGGCTGCACCAGAACAATAA